In Leptodesmis sichuanensis A121, the following are encoded in one genomic region:
- a CDS encoding acyltransferase, producing MSQNKRVLGIDLCRGIAAYAVILVHSGDETWGVPIDQEAISFRLLFYFAVPFFLAASFYFMMHKPRAGSSLEFWKSRLERIVIPYVLWSVIYLLLRLFFFYKSNQLDRLDQLFQDPLAIAFCGGASYHLYFLPLLLAGSTLILFKNYFSDIQTKIIIFFCLVSIATRELVSVSGNGWKIGSSLAFQGVLEALSLNIDAYPSLKLALVYAYWVLLCLPYFFVAIILSRVFSKDRVLWLSRISIIITFILFLIADIFGNLFLPGTVRDLIMAYSLLLFGISISQPINEWSNRNNSNLGRIVSSLGVCSFGIYLLHPIPMNVSKLFLSRLGFKSQVTVISMLIISMTTFLLSWITVSLMLKHKWSAKYLLGV from the coding sequence ATGAGTCAAAACAAGAGGGTATTAGGAATTGACCTGTGTAGGGGAATCGCTGCCTACGCAGTTATTTTAGTACATTCAGGCGATGAAACTTGGGGTGTTCCTATCGATCAAGAAGCGATTAGTTTCAGACTTTTATTTTACTTTGCCGTCCCATTTTTCCTGGCTGCATCATTCTATTTCATGATGCATAAACCAAGAGCCGGATCTTCCCTAGAGTTCTGGAAATCAAGACTGGAAAGAATAGTCATACCCTATGTACTCTGGAGCGTCATCTACCTGCTGCTAAGGCTATTTTTTTTCTACAAGTCAAATCAACTCGATAGATTAGATCAACTGTTTCAAGATCCACTCGCCATAGCTTTCTGTGGAGGCGCGTCCTATCATCTTTATTTCTTACCGCTTTTGCTTGCAGGTAGTACTTTAATCTTGTTCAAAAACTATTTCTCAGATATTCAGACTAAGATTATCATCTTTTTCTGTTTGGTAAGCATTGCTACTCGTGAATTGGTTTCAGTTTCTGGAAATGGATGGAAGATCGGTTCCAGTTTGGCTTTTCAGGGAGTTCTGGAGGCGCTTTCGCTAAATATTGATGCCTATCCTAGTCTTAAGCTTGCGCTTGTTTATGCATATTGGGTTCTACTATGTCTACCTTACTTTTTCGTAGCAATCATTCTCAGCCGAGTTTTTTCAAAAGACCGGGTTTTGTGGCTTTCACGTATATCAATCATAATCACTTTTATTTTATTCCTTATCGCTGACATTTTTGGAAATCTTTTCCTCCCCGGAACTGTGAGAGATCTGATCATGGCCTATTCTCTCCTCCTCTTTGGAATCTCCATATCGCAGCCTATCAATGAGTGGAGTAACAGGAATAACTCTAACTTAGGCAGGATAGTCTCAAGCTTGGGTGTATGCTCCTTTGGTATCTATTTGCTCCATCCTATTCCAATGAATGTCAGTAAACTGTTTCTTTCAAGACTGGGTTTTAAAAGTCAGGTCACCGTCATCTCCATGCTTATCATTTCCATGACTACCTTTTTACTGAGTTGGATAACTGTGTCTTTAATGCTTAAGCACAAATGGTCCGCGAAGTATCTGCTCGGTGTTTAA
- a CDS encoding glycosyltransferase family 2 protein has translation MANEPLVSIIINNYNYDRFLAQAIDSGLNQTYPHIEVIVVDDGSTDNSRGVIAGYGDRITPIFQENGKQGAALNNGFAASHGDIILFLDSDDYLLPMTAERVVEAWKPEVAKIHYRLQVVDAESKPSGTFIPTTTMKLASGEVWRQLLQDGGYVSTPMSGNAYSRAALAQIVPIPDAYKTTADDYLMISIPFYGDLVGIEDSLGAYRIHDSNQWALTSVSGSRFRRFVQHDLQNFALLQQRAKEFGFEVPSDVEMRSLGRLWSRLASLRLEPQLHPVSSDRSPQLIYWGLRSLWQFSGFNWPKRVIYSIWFIWVGLMPRPLAKFGITWLYAPHLRPKVIDWALIRVRTLVS, from the coding sequence ATGGCGAATGAGCCTCTCGTCAGCATTATTATCAATAACTATAATTACGATCGCTTCCTAGCCCAAGCCATCGATAGTGGATTAAACCAAACTTATCCGCATATCGAAGTAATTGTGGTCGATGACGGTTCCACCGATAACTCCCGTGGGGTCATTGCTGGATATGGCGATCGCATTACCCCCATCTTTCAAGAAAATGGCAAACAAGGAGCGGCCCTCAATAATGGCTTTGCCGCCAGTCATGGTGATATCATTCTTTTTCTAGACTCCGATGACTATCTTTTACCAATGACTGCTGAGCGGGTTGTAGAGGCATGGAAGCCGGAAGTTGCCAAAATTCACTATCGGCTTCAAGTGGTGGATGCCGAAAGTAAGCCATCAGGAACCTTTATTCCTACAACCACGATGAAATTGGCTTCTGGAGAGGTGTGGCGACAGTTGCTGCAAGATGGGGGGTATGTGAGTACTCCCATGAGCGGTAATGCCTACAGTCGAGCAGCCTTAGCTCAGATAGTCCCAATTCCTGATGCCTATAAGACCACAGCGGATGACTACTTAATGATCTCAATCCCCTTTTATGGGGATCTCGTCGGCATTGAAGATTCCCTTGGGGCTTATCGCATTCACGATAGCAACCAATGGGCCTTGACCTCGGTCTCAGGCAGCCGCTTTCGCCGATTTGTTCAACATGACTTGCAAAACTTTGCTCTGTTGCAGCAGCGAGCCAAAGAATTTGGTTTTGAAGTTCCCTCTGATGTGGAAATGCGATCGCTCGGTCGTTTGTGGTCTCGTTTAGCCTCTCTACGGCTGGAACCTCAACTTCACCCCGTTTCCTCAGATCGTTCCCCCCAGCTCATTTACTGGGGACTTCGATCCCTCTGGCAATTCTCCGGATTCAACTGGCCGAAACGAGTCATTTATAGTATCTGGTTCATCTGGGTAGGACTGATGCCTAGGCCGCTTGCGAAATTTGGCATTACTTGGTTATATGCTCCCCATCTTCGCCCAAAAGTCATTGATTGGGCATTAATTCGAGTTCGTACATTGGTTAGCTAA
- a CDS encoding alpha-1,2-fucosyltransferase — MTNNSENINRRHSTAAFIRLQGRLGNQLFQLALALNISQKYGVQVLLEDYVATAKGFERFLFKELAVFDYFQYCSQLDALTVRVLHHPMTRKFYRPDNLFIEGESGDGEMVLAQLYKFYTGFFQSTKLFPDKDILLKAFSLKGEFICEPLSKLLHLTRETECLAVSVRRGDFVGLPHLGVCSDAYYLEAIALIQARRPVDHILVFSDDIDYCREMFASLKCPLVFVEGFKPAKALYLMSRCHHLVIANSTFSWWGAWLSDYQDKLVICPSPWNDREAVASDFIPSDWIRLSKQHGLTVSQ; from the coding sequence ATAGGAGGCACTCTACAGCGGCTTTCATAAGGCTGCAAGGCAGACTGGGCAATCAGTTATTTCAATTAGCCTTAGCTCTGAACATTTCGCAGAAATATGGAGTTCAGGTTTTACTGGAGGACTACGTTGCCACGGCCAAAGGGTTTGAAAGATTCTTGTTTAAGGAGCTAGCTGTATTCGACTATTTTCAATATTGCTCTCAGCTAGATGCACTGACGGTTAGGGTGCTCCATCATCCGATGACTAGAAAGTTCTACCGCCCAGACAACCTATTTATAGAGGGTGAGAGCGGTGATGGTGAAATGGTTTTGGCGCAGTTGTATAAGTTTTATACTGGTTTTTTTCAGTCAACTAAACTGTTTCCAGACAAAGATATCCTACTCAAAGCTTTCTCTTTAAAGGGTGAATTCATCTGTGAACCACTCTCAAAACTTCTCCATTTAACCAGGGAGACAGAATGCTTGGCGGTGAGTGTCAGGAGAGGTGACTTTGTTGGATTACCGCACTTGGGCGTGTGTTCAGATGCCTATTATCTTGAGGCGATCGCCTTGATTCAAGCCAGGCGACCCGTTGATCACATTCTTGTTTTTTCAGACGATATTGATTATTGTCGTGAAATGTTTGCATCCCTCAAATGCCCGCTTGTTTTTGTAGAGGGATTTAAACCTGCAAAAGCTTTGTATTTAATGAGTCGATGTCATCACCTTGTCATTGCAAATAGCACGTTTAGCTGGTGGGGAGCCTGGTTGTCAGATTATCAGGATAAGTTAGTCATCTGCCCAAGCCCTTGGAATGATAGAGAGGCTGTTGCATCTGATTTTATTCCTTCTGACTGGATTAGGTTGTCTAAGCAGCACGGCCTCACTGTTTCACAATAG